The following DNA comes from Vicinamibacterales bacterium.
CGCCGCCGTTTCCTCCGAGACGTCGTCGATCTCCACCTTCATGCCCGCGGCGTTCTGGCGGAACCAGCGCAGGCTCGGGTCGGCAGCGGTCCAGCGGAAGGCCTGCTCCCCCAGCCGCGACACCGTGCCGTCGTCGATCACTTTGCCGCGCTCGTCGCACCAGGGCGTGTAGAACACCTGCCCGACCTGCATCTTCGACACATCGCGCGTGATCAGCCGATCGACGAGCCTCGCGGCGTCGGGACCGTGGACGATGTACTTGAAGAGCGGCGACACGTCGATCAGCGCCGCGGCGTTGCGGATGGCGTTGTACTCGTGTTCGTGGTGGCTCTCGTAGGCGCTGACGGCGTAATAGCCCGACCACTCGCGATAGTTCAGGCTCTCGCAGAGCGGCAGCGTGCGCGCGTGAAACGGCGTGCCGATCGGCATGGCGGGCATTCTAACTGGAAGGCGTCCCCCGCGCGACGCCCGGCTTGATCGCATAGAATGGCCGCGGCATGCCCGCCGCACGCCTCCGCGCTCTCATCCTGCGCAACCAGACGCTCGCCGCCGGTCTGTCGCGCTGACGCGGCCGGCTTCGCGCGGCCGGCTCTCTCACATCGGACATCGCATATCGGCTTTCAGCTATGCACTACGACGTCATCATCATTGGCGGCGGACACAACGGACTGGTCAGCGCCGCGTATCTGGCGCGGGCGGGACGCAAGGTGCTCGTGCTCGAGCGACGCCACGTGCTGGGAGGCGCCGCCGTTACCGAGGAAGTGTTTCCCGGCTTCAAGTACTCGGTCTGCTCCTACGTCGTCTCGCTGCTGCGCCCCGAGATCATTCGCGACCTCGACCTGCCGCGGCACGGCCTCGAAATCCTGCCGCTCGACGGCACGTTCACGCCGATGCCGAACGGCGACTATCTCTGGCGGGTCAACGACCACGCCCGGACCCGTCGGGAGATCGCGCGCCACTCACGGCTCGACGCCGAGGCCTACGACGACTACGGCAAGGCCATGATCGAGATGGGGCGGTTCGTGAAGCCCATCCTGAACATGACGCCGCCCGATCCGACGTCGCTCGATCCCAAGGGGCTGATGAACCTGCTGTTCCTCGGCCGGCGCTTCCGCTCGCTGTCCACCGAGGACAAGTACAACCAGATCCAGTTGATGACGATGAGCGCCGTCGATTTCCTCGACCAGTGGTTCGAGACCGACGTGCTCAAGGCGACCATGTCGGCGTCGGGGATCATCGGCACCTTTCTCGGAGTGCGCTCGCCGGGCACCGCTTACGTCCTGCTGCATCACTACATGGGGGAGATCGACGGCGCCTTCCGTTCCTGGGGGCTGTCGCGGGGCGGCACCGGCGCGATCTCGGACGCGATCGCGGACGCGGCGCGGGAGGCGGGAGCCGAGATCCGGACCGAGACGCCGGTCGCCCGGATCATCATCAAGAACGGCGTGGCGAACGGCGTGGCGCTCGCCAACGGCGACTACTTCACGGCGGGCGTCATCGCCTCGAGCCTCGATCCGCGGCAGACGTTCTCGCGGCTGGTCGGCGAGGAGCACCTGCCGTCCGACTTCGTCGAGGACGTGCGGCGCTACAAGTTCCGGGGCTCGTCCGGCAAACTGAATCTCGCGCTCGATGGACTGCCCGATTTCACGTCCCTGCCGGGCGCCGGCCCGCATCTGCGCGGCGCGATCTCGATTTCGCCCAGCGTCGACTACATGGAGCGCGCCTACGACGAGGCGAAATACGGCCGGTTCTCGCGCCGCCCGTACATCGACATGGTGATCCCGAGCCTCACCGACCCGTCGGTGGCGCCGCCGGGCAGGCACGTGATGTCGTGCTTCGTGCAGTACGCGCCCTACCACCTGAAGGAAGAGGGCGGCTGGGACGCCCACAAGGAAGCATTCGCCGACACCGTCATCGACACCATCGCGCAGTACGCACCAAATATCCGGAACCTGATCCTGCACCGCCAGGTCGTGACGCCGCTCGACCTCGAGCGCGAGTGGGGACTCTCGGAAGGCAACATCTTCCAGGGAGAACTGACGCTCGAGCAGCTGTTTTTTCTTCGCCCCGCGCCGGGATGGGCGCAGTACAAGACACCGATCCGCAACCTCTACATGTGCGGGTCGGCAACCCACCCCGGCGGCGGAATCATGGGGGCACCCGGTCGAAATGCCGCGCTGCGGATTCTAAAGGAGACGACGGGTAGAAGGCAGAAGGTGTGACCATGCGCGACACAGTCATCATCGGCGGCGGGCACAACGCCCTCGTCACGGCCTTCTACCTGGCGAAGGCGGGCAGGGCGCCGCTGGTCCTCGAACGCCGCGCCACCGTCGGCGGGTGCGCCACCACCGAGGAATTCGCGCCAGGGTATCGCGCCACGACGCTCGCGCACACGCTCGGCCCCATCCGGCCAGCCATCGTCCGCGACATGCACCTCGAGAGGCGGGGTGTCCAGTTCGTCCATCCCGATCCGCGGCTGGTCGCGCTTGGCGGGGACGGACGGGCTCTCGTCTTTTCCAGCGATCCGGCGCGCACCGCCGACGCGATCCGACCGTTCTCCGCGAGCGACGCGACCAGATACCCGGAGTTCTGCGCGACGCTGACACGTCTCGCCGGATTCCTCGGTGGCCTCCTGGAGATGACGCCGCCGTCGCTCGACGCGCCGGAGATGGCAGACCTCTTCGAACTGCTCCGAACCGGGCGGCGCTTCCGCACGCTCGCGAAGCGGGATGCGTTCGCGCTGCTGCGATGGGGACCGATGGCGGCCGCGGACCTCGTCGCCGAATGGTTCGAAACCGACCTGCTGCGGGCGGCGATCGCCTCGCGCGGCATTCACGGAACCGCCATGGGTCCCTGGTCGGCGGGGAGCGGCGCCGTCCTGCTGCTCGCCGCCGCCACTGATCCGTTGCCCGGCGGCAGCAGCATCACGGCGGTCGGCGGACCAGGGGCGGTCACCCGCGCCATGGCCGACGCGGCGCGTGACGCGGGCGCCGAGATCCGCACGGGCGCAGCGGTCGAGCGGATCCTGATCCACGACGGCGCGGTCACCGGCGTCGCGCTGGCCGATGGGACCGAAATCGCCGCGACTACGGTCGTCTCGGGCGTCGATCCCCGGCAGACCTTCCTGGGGCTCGTCGATCCGATTGAGCTGGAGCCCGGCTTCCTGACACGGATCCGCAACTACCGCTCGACCGGCACGGTCGCGAAGGTCAACCTGGCGCTACGCCAGCTCCCCCGCTTCCGCGGCGTGAGCGGCGACCCGGTCGCGGCGCTCGGCGGGCGGGTCGTTGTCGCGCCCGACATCGATTATCTGGAGCGTGCGTTCGACGCATCGAAATACGGCGAGGTCTCCGCGGCTCCCTATCTGGACATCACGTTTCCCTCGGTTGTCGATCCCTCGCTGGCGCCCGAGGGACGGCACGTGATGTCGGTGCACTTGCAGTACGCGCCCTACGCGCTGAAGGTGGGATGGGCGGGGCATGCCCAGACGCTGGGCGACCTGGTGCTGGCCACGCTCGAACCTCATGCACCCGGCATTTCGGGCCTGACCGAGCATCGCCAGGTCATCACACCGCTGGAGCTCGAGCAGACCTTCGGGCTGACCGGCGGACACATCTACCATGGCGAACTCGCGCTCGACCAGCTCTTCACCATGCGTCCCACGCTGGGCTGGGCGGACTATTCCGCCCCGATTTCCGGCCTGTTTTTGTGCGGATCGGGCACGCATCCGGGCAACGGCCTGACCGGTGCCAGCGGCGCCAATGCCGCCCGGCGGATCCTGAAAGCGTAAGTACGCAGTTTTTTTAACCCCGGCCGTCCCCCTGGGGTCTAATTCGGCATGAGGTTTCTGGCACGTTCGGCAGCGGTTCTTATCGCCGCGGCCGCTCTGTCGGCCGCTCCCAACTCGGCCGTTCCCGCCAAGCCGGACGACCGCGCCATTCTGCATGTGCTCAATCGTCTCGGTTTCGGCGCGCGGCCAGGCGATCTCGAGCGGGTGCGCGAGATGGGTCTCGATCGTTACATCGAGGCGCAGCTGCATCCCGAACGAATTCCGGACGCGGCCATGACCACACGGCTCGCCGGATTCGAGACTCTCTCGTTGAGCAGCCGGGCGATCGCCGAGGAGTACTACGTCCCTGCCCAGAAAGCGAAACGCCAGGCGCAGCTCGCGAACAAGAACGCGACCGCCGCCAGCGCCAATCCGGCGCCGAGCGCCGAAGATACGCCTGGGAAGGAGCGGACGCCCCTGGAAATGGAAAAGGCGCGCAAGCAGCGCGAGGTCGTCCTCGAGCTCTCCGAGCAGAAGGTCCTGCGCGCCGCGTACAGCGATCGTCAGCTCGAGGAAGTGATGACCGATTTCTGGTTCAATCACTTCAACGTCTTCGCCGGCAAGGGACCGACGCAGGAGTACCTCACCTCGTACGAACGCGACGTCATCAGGCCACACGCGCTCGGCAAGTTCCGCGATCTGCTCGAGTCGACCGCGAAGAGCCCGGCGATGCTCTTCTATTTGGACAACTGGCAGAGCGTCGATCCGCAGGCTGCCGACCGCATGGCCGCCGAGCGGGCCGCGCGGGCGCAGCGCGCGTCGAGGTTCGGGTTCATGCCGCCGCGCAATCCGCAGGCGGGCCAGGCGCAGCAGAAGCAGCAGCCGAAGCGCGGGCTCAATGAGAACTACGGCCGCGAGATCATGGAGCTGCACACGCTCGGCGTCGACGGCGGCTATACGCAGCAGGACGTGATCAACGTCGCGCGAGCGTTCACCGGCTGGACGATCGAGCAGCCGCGGCAGGGCGGCGGCTTCCGGTTCGATCCCCGCCTGCACGACGATCGCGAAAAGGTCGTGCTCGGCCACAAGATCAAGGCCGGGGGCGGACAGTCCGATGGCGAGCAGGTGCTCGACATTCTCGCGCACCAACCGGCGACGGCGCACTTCATCGCCACCAAACTGGTGCGGCGATTCGTCTCCGACACGCCGCCGCCGGCGCTCGTCGATCGCGCCGCGAAGACCTTCCTCAGCACCGACGGCGACATCCGCGAGGTGGTCCGCACGATCGTGACCTCGCCGGAATTCTTTGCGCCCGAGGCCTATCGCGCCAAGGTCAAGACGCCGTTCGAATTCATCGTCTCGGCGGTGCGCGCCACCGGCGCCGAGGTGACCAACGCACAGCCGCTCGTGCAGAGCGTGCGGCAGCTCGGGATGCCGCTCTACATGTGCCAGCCGCCGACCGGCTACGCCGACCGCGCCGACGCCTGGGTGAACACCGGCGCGCTGCTCAATCGCATGAACTTCGCGTTGCAGCTCGTGAGCGGACGCATGCGAGCGGTGCAGCCGGGTCCCGGCCCGGTCGGCGCTGCCCTGACGGGCGAACTCTCCGAGGCGACGTCGGCGACGATCGCCAAGGCGACCGACCCGACCCAGATCGCGGCGCTCACGCTGGGCTCCCCCGAATTCCAGAGGAGATAGTCATGTTCTCGCGACGCATCTTCATGAAGAACGGCGGCCTGGCGCTGCTCAGCCTCGGGTTCGCACCGGCCTTTCTGGCTCGCACCGTGGAGGCAGCCGCCAACGTCCGCCGCAAGGTCCTGATCACGATCTTCCAGCGCGGAGCGGTCGACGGCCTGAACATGGTCGTGCCGTTCGGCGAGAAGGACTACTACGGATCTCGCCCGAGCATCGCGGTGGCGCGGCCCAACGTCGCCGACGGGGCCGTCGATCTCGACGGCTTCTTCGGTCTGCACCCACGCCTCGCGCCGCTCAAGCCGTTGTGGGATTCGCGGCAGCTCGCGATCGTCCACGCCGCCGGCTCGCCCGACGGCACGCGGTCGCATTTCGACGCGCAGGACTACATGGAGAGCGGCACACCCGGCGTGAAGAGCACGCAGGACGGATGGCTCAACCGCATCCTGCACGCGCGCGAGCACGAGGCTGCCACGCCGTTTCGCGCGGTCGCGCTGGCGGCGCAGCTGCCGCGTTCGCTGCAGGGTACCGAGCCCGCGCTGGCCCTGAATCAGATCGGGCAGTTCGGCATCCGCGCCGGCCAGGCGACCGACATGGTGCAGGCGTCGTTCGAGTCGGAGTACGCGGCCGCCGCTGACGGCGTGCTGAATCGCACCGGCGGACAGGCCTTCGACGCCGTCCGCATGCTCAAGTCGGCCGACCCGTCGAAGTACGAGCCGGAGCACGGCGCCGAGTATCCGCGCGGCGCCTTCGGCGAGGCGCTCCGCCAGATCGCGCAGCTCGTCAAGGCGGATGTCGGTCTCGAGATCGCCTTCGCCGAAGTCGGCGGTTGGGACACCCACGTGAACCAGGGCGCGTCGGTCGGCCAGCTGGCGCAGCGGCTCAACGACTTCAGCCAGGGCCTGGCCGCCCTGGCCCGCGATCTCGGCGACCGCATGGACGACGTGGTCATTCTGACAATGAGCGAATTCGGCCGCGCCGTCGCCGAGAACGGCAACCGCGGCACCGACCACGGCCACGGCAACGCCATGTTCATCATCGGCGGCCACAACGTGCGCGGCGGCCAGGTCTACGGCCGCTGGCCCGGGCTGGCGCGCGAGCAGCGGTACGAGGGGCGCGACCTGGCGGTCACGACCGACTTCCGCAGCGTATTCAGCGAGGTCGTGCGCGGACACCTCGGCGTCACCGATACGACGACGATCTTCCCGGGCTTCACCGGCACACAGTCGCTGGGCTTTGTGGCGTGATTTGGAGGATGTGGAAATGTGGGAATGTGGGAATGTGGAAATGTAGGTAAAATTTCGACATTTCCACATCTCCACATTTCCACATCTTCCACAATGCTCCTCTCGGAAATCCCGACGCCGGCCGTCCTCGTTGAGTCCTCGAAGCTGGCGCGCAACCTGGCGCGCATGCAGAAGCTGGTGGCCGGGCACGGCAAGGCGCTCCGGCCGCACGCAAAAACACACAAATCGCCGGTCGTCGCGCGTATGCAGCTCGACGCCGGTGCGACCGGCATCTGCTGCGCCAAGCTCGGAGAGGCGGAAGTCTTCGCCGACGCCGGCATCACCGATATCCGGCTGCCCTATCCGCTCAATCCCGCCAACGCCGACCGTGTCTTCCGGCTGGCCGATCGCATCGCGCTCTCGTTCATCGTCGACGACCCCGAGGTGGCGCGGCAGTGGTCGGCGCTGGCCGTGCAGCGCGGGCGCAGGCTCGACGTCCTGATCAAGGTTGATGTCGGCTTCCACCGCTGCGGGATCGATCCGCGGGATGCGCGCGCCGCTGCGATCGTGGACGAGATTGCCGGGTTGCCGGGGCTGCGCTTCCTGGGCCTGCTCAGTCACGCGGGGCACGGCTACGGCGCCGGTTCGGACGCAGAGGCGGAAGCGATCGCCGAGGACGAGGCGCGGACGCTTCGCGACCTGGCCGGGGCCTCGGGCGCGGCGTGCGCCGAGATCAGTGTTGGCGCCA
Coding sequences within:
- a CDS encoding DUF1501 domain-containing protein: MFSRRIFMKNGGLALLSLGFAPAFLARTVEAAANVRRKVLITIFQRGAVDGLNMVVPFGEKDYYGSRPSIAVARPNVADGAVDLDGFFGLHPRLAPLKPLWDSRQLAIVHAAGSPDGTRSHFDAQDYMESGTPGVKSTQDGWLNRILHAREHEAATPFRAVALAAQLPRSLQGTEPALALNQIGQFGIRAGQATDMVQASFESEYAAAADGVLNRTGGQAFDAVRMLKSADPSKYEPEHGAEYPRGAFGEALRQIAQLVKADVGLEIAFAEVGGWDTHVNQGASVGQLAQRLNDFSQGLAALARDLGDRMDDVVILTMSEFGRAVAENGNRGTDHGHGNAMFIIGGHNVRGGQVYGRWPGLAREQRYEGRDLAVTTDFRSVFSEVVRGHLGVTDTTTIFPGFTGTQSLGFVA
- a CDS encoding NAD(P)/FAD-dependent oxidoreductase — protein: MHYDVIIIGGGHNGLVSAAYLARAGRKVLVLERRHVLGGAAVTEEVFPGFKYSVCSYVVSLLRPEIIRDLDLPRHGLEILPLDGTFTPMPNGDYLWRVNDHARTRREIARHSRLDAEAYDDYGKAMIEMGRFVKPILNMTPPDPTSLDPKGLMNLLFLGRRFRSLSTEDKYNQIQLMTMSAVDFLDQWFETDVLKATMSASGIIGTFLGVRSPGTAYVLLHHYMGEIDGAFRSWGLSRGGTGAISDAIADAAREAGAEIRTETPVARIIIKNGVANGVALANGDYFTAGVIASSLDPRQTFSRLVGEEHLPSDFVEDVRRYKFRGSSGKLNLALDGLPDFTSLPGAGPHLRGAISISPSVDYMERAYDEAKYGRFSRRPYIDMVIPSLTDPSVAPPGRHVMSCFVQYAPYHLKEEGGWDAHKEAFADTVIDTIAQYAPNIRNLILHRQVVTPLDLEREWGLSEGNIFQGELTLEQLFFLRPAPGWAQYKTPIRNLYMCGSATHPGGGIMGAPGRNAALRILKETTGRRQKV
- a CDS encoding alanine racemase, whose amino-acid sequence is MLLSEIPTPAVLVESSKLARNLARMQKLVAGHGKALRPHAKTHKSPVVARMQLDAGATGICCAKLGEAEVFADAGITDIRLPYPLNPANADRVFRLADRIALSFIVDDPEVARQWSALAVQRGRRLDVLIKVDVGFHRCGIDPRDARAAAIVDEIAGLPGLRFLGLLSHAGHGYGAGSDAEAEAIAEDEARTLRDLAGASGAACAEISVGATPTARFSVRQAGVTEMRPGNYAYFDRTQVALGAAAWDDCALTVLARVVSRPAPDRVILDSGSKTLTKDLARGFVEMPGYGTVLADLHGATPNDRLLIENLSEEHATVRAAGGAALPTGALVRIVPNHSCVVSNLVDAVWLVDGDRVVERLPVAARGRIT
- a CDS encoding NAD(P)/FAD-dependent oxidoreductase → MRDTVIIGGGHNALVTAFYLAKAGRAPLVLERRATVGGCATTEEFAPGYRATTLAHTLGPIRPAIVRDMHLERRGVQFVHPDPRLVALGGDGRALVFSSDPARTADAIRPFSASDATRYPEFCATLTRLAGFLGGLLEMTPPSLDAPEMADLFELLRTGRRFRTLAKRDAFALLRWGPMAAADLVAEWFETDLLRAAIASRGIHGTAMGPWSAGSGAVLLLAAATDPLPGGSSITAVGGPGAVTRAMADAARDAGAEIRTGAAVERILIHDGAVTGVALADGTEIAATTVVSGVDPRQTFLGLVDPIELEPGFLTRIRNYRSTGTVAKVNLALRQLPRFRGVSGDPVAALGGRVVVAPDIDYLERAFDASKYGEVSAAPYLDITFPSVVDPSLAPEGRHVMSVHLQYAPYALKVGWAGHAQTLGDLVLATLEPHAPGISGLTEHRQVITPLELEQTFGLTGGHIYHGELALDQLFTMRPTLGWADYSAPISGLFLCGSGTHPGNGLTGASGANAARRILKA
- a CDS encoding DUF1800 domain-containing protein; its protein translation is MRFLARSAAVLIAAAALSAAPNSAVPAKPDDRAILHVLNRLGFGARPGDLERVREMGLDRYIEAQLHPERIPDAAMTTRLAGFETLSLSSRAIAEEYYVPAQKAKRQAQLANKNATAASANPAPSAEDTPGKERTPLEMEKARKQREVVLELSEQKVLRAAYSDRQLEEVMTDFWFNHFNVFAGKGPTQEYLTSYERDVIRPHALGKFRDLLESTAKSPAMLFYLDNWQSVDPQAADRMAAERAARAQRASRFGFMPPRNPQAGQAQQKQQPKRGLNENYGREIMELHTLGVDGGYTQQDVINVARAFTGWTIEQPRQGGGFRFDPRLHDDREKVVLGHKIKAGGGQSDGEQVLDILAHQPATAHFIATKLVRRFVSDTPPPALVDRAAKTFLSTDGDIREVVRTIVTSPEFFAPEAYRAKVKTPFEFIVSAVRATGAEVTNAQPLVQSVRQLGMPLYMCQPPTGYADRADAWVNTGALLNRMNFALQLVSGRMRAVQPGPGPVGAALTGELSEATSATIAKATDPTQIAALTLGSPEFQRR